A region from the Salvia splendens isolate huo1 chromosome 15, SspV2, whole genome shotgun sequence genome encodes:
- the LOC121767447 gene encoding probable GMP synthase [glutamine-hydrolyzing] translates to MSKQYVKKHAMERSRNICSLREKPDKPITNLFSRKIYPIALQRTCSALSLSSLSLSLSQNSTDSTLTDSSTPIDHKISLALRLIAPSKRRETTPLPKIVLHPTSDALPNQEGGPRRCNWITRNSDKVYVQFHDECWGVPVYDDNELFELLAMCGMLMDFNWTEILKRRELLREAFGGFDPNIVCKMGEKEIIEIASNKELTLAECRVRCIVDNAKCITQVVRECGSLSSYMWEYVSYKPMNNRFKYPKSVPLRSPKAEIISKDLVRRGFRLVGPVIVYSFMQAAGMSIDHLVDCFRHGECVSLAERPWRHV, encoded by the exons ATGTCTAAGCAGTATGTGAAGAAACATGCCATGGAGAGGAGCAGGAACATTTGCTCCCTGAGGGAGAAGCCGGATAAGCCGATCACTAACTTATTTTCGAGGAAAATATACCCCATCGCCCTGCAAAGGACTTGCTCCGCGCTTTCTTTATCTTCTCTATCTCTGTCTCTGTCTCAGAACTCAACTGATTCCACCTTGACAGACTCTTCCACCCCTATTGATCACAAGATATCATTAGCCCTTCGCCTCATCGCCCCTTCTAAACGGAGAGAGACGACCCCCCTGCCTAAAATAGTGCTGCACCCTACCTCAGATGCTCTTCCTAATCAAGAAGGTGGTCCAAGGAGATGCAACTGGATTACTAGAAACAGTG ACAAAGTGTATGTACAGTTCCATGACGAATGTTGGGGAGTTCCAGTTTATGATGACAA TGAGTTGTTTGAGCTTCTTGCAATGTGTGGAATGCTCATGGATTTCAACTGGACTGAAATCCTTAAAAGGAGAGAACTTCTCAG AGAAGCTTTTGGTGGCTTTGATCCCAACATTGTATGCAAAATGGGAGAAAAGGAGATCATTGAGATAGCTTCCAACAAAGAGCTAACCTTAGCAGAATGCAGAGTGAGGTGTATTGTTGACAATGCAAAATGCATAACCCAG GTTGTGAGAGAATGTGGATCTTTGAGCAGCTACATGTGGGAATATGTGAGCTACAAACCTATGAACAATAGATTCAAGTACCCAAAGAGTGTCCCACTGAGGAGCCCCAAGGCAGAGATCATCAGCAAGGACTTGGTGAGGCGAGGGTTCCGCCTTGTGGGACCCGTTATCGTCTACTCGTTCATGCAGGCGGCCGGGATGTCCATCGATCATCTCGTTGATTGCTTCAGGCATGGTGAGTGTGTGAGCCTTGCAGAGAGGCCATGGAGGCATGTCTGA
- the LOC121768476 gene encoding phosphatidylinositol 4-kinase gamma 7-like isoform X2 yields MAVSFFKSPLGGGEHVQTNMVESKPTGRRRVFVQTESGCVLGMELDRSDSAHTVKRRLQLALNFPIEESSLTFGDMVLKNDLSAIRKDSPLLLTRNFLHRSSSTPCLSPTGKDIQQRDQSGPIEILGHSSCFAKTKNLVKEIVKGMKNGVDPLPVHSGLGGAYYFRNVRSECVAIVKPTDEEPFAPNNPKGFVGKALGQPGLKRSVRVGETGFREVAAYLLDYDNFANVPPTALVKITHSIFNVNDGVGGNKPQNKKIVSKIASFQQFIPHDFDASDYGTSSFPVSAVHRIGILDIRILNTDRHGGNLLVRKLDGIGQFGQVELIPIDHGLCLPESLEDPYFEWIHWPQASIPFSDDELEYIENLDHARDAEMLRSELPMIRDACLRVLYLCTTFLKEAAAQGLCLAEIGEMMSREFRSGEEEPSALEVICIEARRLMAEELSSPKSGAEFVDDFQFDIDFEGGHDFTPKFSTEDFMGAMPLHFGFGSVNGRMPLSKLEESIDEVESEGEEENGFVSVPPLTKSKTIPKLSMSLKNTSLSEKNPKFPKFSGMKPDNGYHTSSSSGHHRSANEQLPPSASFIKLADMNEEEWGVFLDKFQELLRAAFANRKSISPSQRQRLGTSCKF; encoded by the coding sequence ATGGCTGTGTCATTTTTCAAGAGTCCTCTTGGTGGCGGGGAGCACGTTCAAACCAACATGGTGGAAAGCAAACCCACGGGTAGGAGACGTGTTTTTGTACAAACTGAGTCGGGTTGTGTTTTAGGTATGGAGTTGGACAGGAGTGACAGTGCACATACTGTGAAGAGGAGGTTGCAGCTTGCTCTGAATTTTCCCATTGAGGAGAGTTCATTGACATTTGGTGATATGGTTCTTAAAAATGATTTGAGTGCCATTCGGAAGGATTCCCCTCTCCTGTTGACAAGGAATTTCCTCCACAGAAGCTCGTCAACTCCCTGTTTGTCGCCCACTGGTAAGGACATCCAACAGAGAGATCAGAGTGGGCCAATTGAGATATTGGGACACTCATCTTGTTTTGCCAAGACAAAAAATCTAGTCAAGGAAATTGTTAAGGGAATGAAGAACGGTGTTGATCCACTACCTGTTCATAGTGGTCTTGGGGGAGCGTATTACTTCAGGAATGTCAGAAGTGAGTGTGTTGCTATTGTTAAGCCCACGGATGAGGAACCATTTGCACCAAATAACCCAAAGGGCTTTGTTGGCAAAGCTCTTGGACAACCTGGCTTAAAGCGTTCTGTCCGGGTTGGGGAGACTGGGTTCAGAGAGGTTGCTGCTTATCTCCTTGACTATGATAATTTTGCAAATGTTCCGCCTACGGCATTAGTGAAGATTACTCACTCAATCTTCAATGTCAATGATGGTGTTGGGGGAAACAAACCCCAGAACAAGAAAATTGTTAGCAAGATTGCATCCTTTCAACAGTTCATTCCCCATGATTTTGATGCCAGTGACTATGGAACTTCAAGTTTCCCTGTTTCAGCTGTGCATCGTATTGGGATTTTAGACATTAGGATTCTTAACACAGACAGGCACGGCGGTAACCTTTTAGTTAGAAAACTTGATGGCATTGGGCAGTTTGGTCAAGTTGAATTGATCCCCATCGATCATGGCCTTTGCTTACCTGAGAGTTTAGAAGACCCATATTTTGAGTGGATTCACTGGCCTCAAGCTTCCATTCCTTTCTCTGATGATGAACTTGAGTACATAGAAAATCTTGACCATGCTCGTGATGCTGAGATGCTACGAAGTGAGCTCCCTATGATTCGAGATGCATGCTTGCGTGTCTTGTACCTTTGTACAACTTTCCTGAAGGAAGCTGCTGCACAAGGTCTCTGTCTCGCTGAGATTGGTGAGATGATGAGTAGGGAGTTCCGCAGTGGTGAGGAAGAACCAAGTGCGCTCGAGGTTATATGCATTGAGGCGAGAAGGCTTATGGCTGAAGAGCTGTCGTCTCCAAAATCTGGAGCAGAATTTGTTGATGATTTCCAGTTTGACATAGATTTTGAAGGTGGCCATGACTTCACCCCAAAATTCTCCACGGAAGACTTCATGGGAGCAATGCCCTTGCATTTTGGGTTTGGAAGTGTTAATGGCCGTATGCCTCTTTCCAAACTAGAGGAGAGCATTGATGAAGTGGAAAGtgaaggagaagaggagaatGGGTTTGTTAGCGTTCCACCCTTGACAAAGAGTAAAACTATCCCGAAGCTGTCAATGTCTCTGAAAAACACCAGCTTAAGCGAGAAAAACCCGAAGTTCCCAAAATTCTCGGGAATGAAGCCTGATAATGGTTATCATACTAGTTCCTCATCCGGACACCACCGAAGTGCAAATGAGCAGCTCCCTCCAAGCGCGAGTTTCATAAAGCTGGCAGATATGAACGAGGAAGAATGGGGAGTGTTTCTGGACAAGTTCCAGGAGCTTCTGAGGGCTGCTTTTGCCAACCGGAAATCCATCAGTCCTAGCCAGAGGCAGAGGCTTGGGACTTCTTGCAAGTTTTGA
- the LOC121768476 gene encoding phosphatidylinositol 4-kinase gamma 7-like isoform X1, which produces MSPNLDSPVRTDMAVSFFKSPLGGGEHVQTNMVESKPTGRRRVFVQTESGCVLGMELDRSDSAHTVKRRLQLALNFPIEESSLTFGDMVLKNDLSAIRKDSPLLLTRNFLHRSSSTPCLSPTGKDIQQRDQSGPIEILGHSSCFAKTKNLVKEIVKGMKNGVDPLPVHSGLGGAYYFRNVRSECVAIVKPTDEEPFAPNNPKGFVGKALGQPGLKRSVRVGETGFREVAAYLLDYDNFANVPPTALVKITHSIFNVNDGVGGNKPQNKKIVSKIASFQQFIPHDFDASDYGTSSFPVSAVHRIGILDIRILNTDRHGGNLLVRKLDGIGQFGQVELIPIDHGLCLPESLEDPYFEWIHWPQASIPFSDDELEYIENLDHARDAEMLRSELPMIRDACLRVLYLCTTFLKEAAAQGLCLAEIGEMMSREFRSGEEEPSALEVICIEARRLMAEELSSPKSGAEFVDDFQFDIDFEGGHDFTPKFSTEDFMGAMPLHFGFGSVNGRMPLSKLEESIDEVESEGEEENGFVSVPPLTKSKTIPKLSMSLKNTSLSEKNPKFPKFSGMKPDNGYHTSSSSGHHRSANEQLPPSASFIKLADMNEEEWGVFLDKFQELLRAAFANRKSISPSQRQRLGTSCKF; this is translated from the coding sequence ATGTCTCCTAACCTTGATAGCCCTGTTCGAACAGATATGGCTGTGTCATTTTTCAAGAGTCCTCTTGGTGGCGGGGAGCACGTTCAAACCAACATGGTGGAAAGCAAACCCACGGGTAGGAGACGTGTTTTTGTACAAACTGAGTCGGGTTGTGTTTTAGGTATGGAGTTGGACAGGAGTGACAGTGCACATACTGTGAAGAGGAGGTTGCAGCTTGCTCTGAATTTTCCCATTGAGGAGAGTTCATTGACATTTGGTGATATGGTTCTTAAAAATGATTTGAGTGCCATTCGGAAGGATTCCCCTCTCCTGTTGACAAGGAATTTCCTCCACAGAAGCTCGTCAACTCCCTGTTTGTCGCCCACTGGTAAGGACATCCAACAGAGAGATCAGAGTGGGCCAATTGAGATATTGGGACACTCATCTTGTTTTGCCAAGACAAAAAATCTAGTCAAGGAAATTGTTAAGGGAATGAAGAACGGTGTTGATCCACTACCTGTTCATAGTGGTCTTGGGGGAGCGTATTACTTCAGGAATGTCAGAAGTGAGTGTGTTGCTATTGTTAAGCCCACGGATGAGGAACCATTTGCACCAAATAACCCAAAGGGCTTTGTTGGCAAAGCTCTTGGACAACCTGGCTTAAAGCGTTCTGTCCGGGTTGGGGAGACTGGGTTCAGAGAGGTTGCTGCTTATCTCCTTGACTATGATAATTTTGCAAATGTTCCGCCTACGGCATTAGTGAAGATTACTCACTCAATCTTCAATGTCAATGATGGTGTTGGGGGAAACAAACCCCAGAACAAGAAAATTGTTAGCAAGATTGCATCCTTTCAACAGTTCATTCCCCATGATTTTGATGCCAGTGACTATGGAACTTCAAGTTTCCCTGTTTCAGCTGTGCATCGTATTGGGATTTTAGACATTAGGATTCTTAACACAGACAGGCACGGCGGTAACCTTTTAGTTAGAAAACTTGATGGCATTGGGCAGTTTGGTCAAGTTGAATTGATCCCCATCGATCATGGCCTTTGCTTACCTGAGAGTTTAGAAGACCCATATTTTGAGTGGATTCACTGGCCTCAAGCTTCCATTCCTTTCTCTGATGATGAACTTGAGTACATAGAAAATCTTGACCATGCTCGTGATGCTGAGATGCTACGAAGTGAGCTCCCTATGATTCGAGATGCATGCTTGCGTGTCTTGTACCTTTGTACAACTTTCCTGAAGGAAGCTGCTGCACAAGGTCTCTGTCTCGCTGAGATTGGTGAGATGATGAGTAGGGAGTTCCGCAGTGGTGAGGAAGAACCAAGTGCGCTCGAGGTTATATGCATTGAGGCGAGAAGGCTTATGGCTGAAGAGCTGTCGTCTCCAAAATCTGGAGCAGAATTTGTTGATGATTTCCAGTTTGACATAGATTTTGAAGGTGGCCATGACTTCACCCCAAAATTCTCCACGGAAGACTTCATGGGAGCAATGCCCTTGCATTTTGGGTTTGGAAGTGTTAATGGCCGTATGCCTCTTTCCAAACTAGAGGAGAGCATTGATGAAGTGGAAAGtgaaggagaagaggagaatGGGTTTGTTAGCGTTCCACCCTTGACAAAGAGTAAAACTATCCCGAAGCTGTCAATGTCTCTGAAAAACACCAGCTTAAGCGAGAAAAACCCGAAGTTCCCAAAATTCTCGGGAATGAAGCCTGATAATGGTTATCATACTAGTTCCTCATCCGGACACCACCGAAGTGCAAATGAGCAGCTCCCTCCAAGCGCGAGTTTCATAAAGCTGGCAGATATGAACGAGGAAGAATGGGGAGTGTTTCTGGACAAGTTCCAGGAGCTTCTGAGGGCTGCTTTTGCCAACCGGAAATCCATCAGTCCTAGCCAGAGGCAGAGGCTTGGGACTTCTTGCAAGTTTTGA
- the LOC121766686 gene encoding glutathione S-transferase T3-like, which produces MRIMSDASSADDAPLNTHRLRFVRALRHGAVPHPRSRLRRCCLNLCPQGEEEEEQTQSLRVAPWRTNYILEESVLLTKCWVDISEDPVFANNQRQITYWERIDVRYNEVKPAASYKRHREQLRKHCDQIKNQVNLFSVEYTKCLREQGSGKNLNDMCDKALTSYISLYDEFKHYSSWLIVKEKQKFQGRIMHISSARKRTKNTATGDYTSNYNGAIPMDLNQPMLFMEVEWNEAKNTGM; this is translated from the exons ATGCGGATCATGTCTGATGCATCATCCGCGGACGATGCGCCTCTCAACACGCATCGTCTGCG ATTCGTACGGGCTctccgacatggagccgtcCCCCACCCGCGGTCGCGCCTCCGCCGCTGCTGCCTCAACCTCTGCCcccaaggagaagaagaagaggaacagACACAGAGCCTACGAGTTGCCCCATGGAGGACGAACTACATCCTCGAAGAAAGCGTTCTTTTGACAAAGTGTTGGGTTGATATTTCAGAAGATCCggtgtttgccaacaaccaaaGGCAAATcacgtactgggagcgcatcgatGTTCGCTACAACGAAGTCAAGCCGGCGGCCTCGTACAAGCGCCACAGGGAGCAGCTGCGCAAGCATTGTGATCAAATCAAGAACCAGGTCAATTTATTCTCGGTGGAGTATACgaagtgcttgagggagcaGGGTAGCGGCAAGAATTTGAACGATATGTGCGATAAAGCGCTCACGTCGTACATTTCACTGTACGACGAGTTCAAGCACTACTCCTCCTGGCTCATCGTGAAggagaagcagaagttccaaggaaGGATTATGCACATTTCGTCTGCGAggaagaggacgaagaacacAGCTACCGGTGATTATACGAGCAACTACAACGGTGCAATtccgatggacctcaaccaaccgat